A portion of the Thermothelomyces thermophilus ATCC 42464 chromosome 5, complete sequence genome contains these proteins:
- a CDS encoding polysaccharide lyase family 1 protein (CAZy_ID 267939), with protein sequence MRFSFLTVASALAPLTAAFPFGSFGLASWDVEGFAKDNPIGVTTGGEGGSTVTVDNAADFKAAVAGDEPKTVLVKGEINLPSRPKIGSNKSVIGVGRTAHITGSGLDVFNSTNVIIRNLKISFIEDNDCITIRNSTRVWVDHNEFASDITKGPDAYDGQVDIIRGSDWITVSWNYFHDHWKSSLVGNDTTFRDIDFGHLHVTYHHNYWRNEGTRGPAGRFGHQHVYNNLYVDFLYQAIHSRSDNQVLVEGNVFRGKTREALSTYGLVIPDDSPNTCTCGDEELDGYANLGAKNDWGKATVNITQVGNFRKAPYKFKLTPLPLVEPIVKLGAGVGKI encoded by the exons ATGCGGTTCAGTTTCCTCACTGTCGCCTCGGCCCTCGCTCCATTGACCGCGGCGTTCCCCTTCGGGAGCTTTGGCCTCGCGTCGTGGGATGTCGAGGGCTTTGCCAAAGACAATCCCATTGGCGTCACCActggcggcgagggcgggtCAACGGTGACCGTGGATAACGCGGCCGACTTCAAGGCAGCTGTTGCGGGAGACGAGCCCAAGACGGTCCTCGTCAAGGGCGAGATCAACCTGCCGTCCCGGCCAAAGATTGGCTCCAACAAGTCCGTCATTGGTGTCGGACGCACCGCCCACATCACCGGCAGCGGCCTCGACGTGTTCAACTCGACCAACGTCATCATCCGCAACCTCAAGATCAGCTTCATCGAGGACAACGACTGCATCACCATCCGGAACTCCACCAGGGTCTGGGTGGACCACAACGAGTTCGCTTCCGACATCACGAAAGGACCCGACGCCTAC GACGGCCAAGTCGACATCATCCGCGGTTCCGACTGGATCACGGTATCGTGGAACTACTTCCACGACCACTGGAAGTCGTCCCTGGTCGGCAACGACACCACCTTCCGCGACATCGACTTTGGCCACCTGCACGTAACCTACCACCACAACTACTGGCGCAACGAGGGTACCCGCGGCCCCGCCGGCCGCTTCGGGCACCAACACGTCTACAACAACCTCTACGTCGACTTCCTCTACCAGGCCATCCACTCCCGCTCAGACAACCAGGTCCTCGTCGAGGGTAACGTCTTCCGCGGCAAGACCCGCGAGGCCCTGAGCACCTACGGCCTGGTGATCCCGGACGACTCGCCCAACACCTGCACGTGCGGCGACGAAGAGCTGGACGGCTACGCCAACTTGGGCGCCA AAAACGATTGGGGCAAGGCGACGGTCAACATCACGCAGGTCGGCAACTTTCGAAAGGCACCGTACAAGTTCAAGTTGACACCCCTGCCGTTGGTTGAGCCGATTGTCAAGCTCGGGGCCGGTGTGGGCAAGATCTGA